The proteins below are encoded in one region of Chloroflexota bacterium:
- a CDS encoding ComEA family DNA-binding protein translates to MEKHHEAVSVGLFLSLIFSSALGAMLLFIKKPVPAPIVIHPIPPPAAQPRVPTATPEPIQVYVSGAVAHPGVYVIPWDSRVQQAISAAGGATANADLARINLAQRVYDEQQIYVPALDELATPVLPTVVPRTTGSEMSAIPGRKININAASASELEILPGIGPALAQRIVDYRQSAGPFQHLEDIKKVKGIGDGIFAQIKELITIE, encoded by the coding sequence GTGGAAAAACATCATGAGGCGGTATCGGTAGGCCTATTCCTCAGCTTGATCTTCTCAAGCGCCTTGGGCGCGATGCTACTCTTCATCAAAAAGCCAGTGCCTGCGCCGATCGTGATTCACCCTATCCCACCTCCTGCTGCCCAGCCCAGGGTGCCAACAGCTACACCTGAGCCCATTCAAGTGTATGTCTCTGGAGCCGTAGCCCACCCGGGAGTCTATGTCATTCCTTGGGACAGCCGCGTGCAACAAGCCATTAGCGCAGCGGGAGGTGCTACTGCGAATGCAGATTTGGCGCGGATCAATCTCGCACAGCGTGTGTACGATGAGCAGCAAATTTATGTGCCTGCCTTGGATGAATTAGCCACTCCTGTCCTGCCAACAGTCGTTCCACGCACGACAGGAAGCGAAATGTCCGCCATACCAGGGCGGAAAATCAATATCAATGCCGCCAGTGCAAGCGAGTTGGAGATACTGCCTGGCATTGGTCCTGCCTTAGCTCAGCGCATTGTAGATTACCGTCAGTCTGCAGGGCCGTTTCAGCACCTGGAGGACATTAAAAAGGTAAAGGGCATTGGAGACGGCATCTTCGCGCAAATCAAGGAACTCATCACAATCGAATAA
- a CDS encoding cation-efflux pump, whose amino-acid sequence MESFAAVRFVLLYTMLLNLVATVAKIVVGYATSSLSIIADGFDSLFDSVSNIMGLIAIYLARRPPDADHPYGHRRYEILMTLAVSVLLFFTCFQILTSAYQRLLHPVVPNVNVWSFASLFVSIAVHTYVTFYEERRGKQLRSEFLVADALHTRADILVSLGVLGGLIVVRMGYPIVDTLLAVTIALLIAKLGIDIIRSSTRILTDAVAIDANKIAQIVQQVPGIESYHHIRSRGQEDDVHLDLHIRVAPDMPLAQAHEIAHQVQRKLQQTLPGVRDVIIHVEPQSRISHAPHRDLFADMEEVANNLGVVIHHLNAHEVNGRYSVDLHLEVSDALTLGQAHAQASLLEEKIKAQVPEIAEINTHIEPSAVAHSGCTQLPADSHIAQRAREIARGVPEVRDCPEVIAYEMDGKFVLTLHCTLDEHLPIAQAHDIATVIEERLRKECSDITRVSVHMEPSSTEAPSN is encoded by the coding sequence ATGGAGAGTTTCGCTGCGGTTCGCTTTGTGTTGCTCTATACCATGCTTTTGAATCTGGTGGCAACTGTCGCCAAGATCGTGGTCGGTTACGCCACTAGCTCTTTGAGCATCATTGCCGATGGATTTGATTCCCTATTCGATTCGGTCAGCAATATCATGGGCTTGATCGCGATTTACTTGGCGCGCCGTCCGCCGGATGCAGATCATCCCTATGGGCATCGCCGCTACGAGATCTTGATGACACTTGCTGTCTCAGTGTTGCTTTTTTTCACCTGCTTTCAGATCCTGACAAGCGCCTACCAGCGGTTGCTTCATCCTGTTGTGCCGAACGTCAACGTGTGGAGTTTTGCTTCACTGTTCGTGAGCATAGCCGTCCATACCTACGTAACGTTTTACGAAGAGCGTCGCGGCAAACAACTGCGCAGCGAATTTCTAGTAGCGGATGCATTGCACACGCGTGCAGACATCCTCGTTTCCCTGGGCGTCCTCGGCGGGTTGATAGTAGTGCGTATGGGCTACCCGATTGTGGACACTTTGCTGGCCGTGACGATCGCTTTGCTGATTGCCAAGCTGGGCATTGATATTATCCGCAGCAGCACTCGCATACTGACGGATGCCGTGGCTATTGATGCCAACAAAATTGCGCAAATTGTGCAACAGGTACCCGGCATCGAAAGCTATCATCACATCCGCAGTCGTGGTCAAGAAGATGACGTTCACCTCGATTTGCACATCCGCGTTGCGCCCGACATGCCTTTGGCGCAGGCCCATGAAATAGCCCATCAAGTGCAACGCAAGCTCCAACAGACCCTTCCGGGAGTTCGGGATGTGATCATCCACGTTGAGCCGCAGTCTCGCATCAGCCATGCCCCGCATCGCGACCTGTTTGCCGACATGGAGGAGGTAGCCAACAACCTGGGCGTGGTCATCCATCACCTTAATGCCCATGAGGTTAATGGGCGCTATTCTGTGGACTTGCATCTGGAGGTGTCGGATGCGCTGACCCTGGGCCAGGCACACGCTCAAGCCAGCTTGTTGGAGGAAAAAATCAAAGCGCAAGTGCCAGAAATTGCTGAGATCAACACACATATTGAGCCAAGCGCTGTTGCGCACAGCGGGTGTACTCAACTTCCTGCAGACTCGCATATTGCACAAAGAGCGCGAGAGATTGCACGCGGCGTGCCCGAGGTGCGCGATTGTCCTGAAGTCATTGCGTACGAGATGGATGGTAAATTCGTCTTGACCTTGCACTGTACACTGGACGAACACTTGCCGATTGCTCAAGCGCATGATATTGCAACTGTAATTGAGGAACGCTTAAGAAAGGAATGTTCGGACATCACACGAGTGTCCGTACATATGGAACCCAGCTCGACAGAAGCGCCATCTAACTGA
- the larA gene encoding nickel-dependent lactate racemase → MKHKLAYGHSTQTVVLPKDNILWLMEREQPPQRGSEEDLVRQALENPIGSARLRELVRPGHQVVIVVSDITRPCPTWRLLPLLLSELTAGGVAERNLRIVFALGSHRCLKPEEQAKLVGEAVFDRVCCGDIGSGPFVEVGRTSRGTPVQVFQPVVEADWRVYVGNIEYHYFAGYTGGAKALLPGVCSLETITANHSWMVQDSAVAGRIAGNPVREDIEEAALFVGPTFLLNVVLNGEKGIVEAVAGDVTLAHRQGCLKVDELYRVPLAQRADIALASAGGWPKDINLYQAHKALENAACAVHDDGIVILVAECQEGIGHPRFAEWLTCGDSPDELLRRIQKQFVLGGHKAAAIAKIRRRGVRVFLVSALDAQVVRSMGFVPFASVQEALASAKEEMGHKALLAVMPHAGSTLPFLAP, encoded by the coding sequence GTGAAACACAAATTAGCCTATGGCCATTCAACTCAAACAGTGGTACTGCCCAAAGACAATATCCTCTGGCTTATGGAGCGGGAGCAGCCCCCGCAGCGAGGGTCTGAAGAAGACTTGGTTCGGCAAGCGCTGGAAAACCCGATTGGTTCGGCGCGCCTCCGTGAGCTGGTGCGGCCCGGTCACCAGGTTGTCATCGTTGTCAGCGATATCACTCGGCCTTGTCCTACATGGCGTCTACTTCCACTTTTGCTGTCTGAACTTACAGCGGGAGGCGTTGCAGAAAGGAATCTCCGTATCGTCTTTGCCCTGGGCAGCCATCGTTGCCTGAAGCCCGAAGAACAGGCAAAGTTGGTCGGCGAGGCAGTATTTGATCGCGTTTGTTGTGGAGACATTGGATCAGGACCTTTTGTCGAGGTTGGGCGTACCAGCCGTGGCACTCCGGTACAGGTGTTCCAGCCGGTTGTCGAGGCTGACTGGCGTGTGTACGTGGGCAATATTGAATACCACTATTTTGCTGGCTACACAGGTGGGGCAAAGGCATTATTGCCAGGTGTTTGCAGCCTGGAGACAATTACCGCAAACCACTCGTGGATGGTACAAGACAGCGCCGTGGCTGGGCGTATCGCAGGCAACCCGGTGCGCGAGGATATCGAGGAGGCTGCTTTATTTGTTGGCCCGACATTCCTGCTCAATGTGGTTTTGAACGGCGAGAAAGGCATTGTAGAAGCAGTTGCAGGCGATGTAACCCTGGCTCACCGTCAAGGTTGCCTCAAGGTGGATGAACTGTACCGTGTGCCATTAGCCCAACGCGCTGACATTGCGTTGGCTAGTGCAGGGGGATGGCCAAAGGATATTAACCTATATCAGGCACACAAAGCCTTGGAAAACGCTGCATGTGCAGTGCACGATGATGGGATTGTCATCCTGGTAGCAGAATGCCAAGAGGGCATTGGCCATCCGCGCTTTGCCGAATGGCTTACTTGTGGAGATTCGCCAGATGAGCTGCTCCGGCGCATACAGAAGCAGTTTGTGCTCGGAGGACACAAAGCCGCAGCCATCGCCAAAATCCGCAGACGAGGGGTACGCGTTTTCCTCGTCTCCGCTTTAGACGCTCAGGTAGTACGGAGCATGGGTTTTGTGCCCTTTGCCTCAGTGCAAGAGGCGCTAGCCAGTGCCAAAGAAGAAATGGGACACAAGGCACTACTAGCTGTCATGCCCCATGCTGGGTCAACTTTGCCTTTTCTTGCTCCATAA
- a CDS encoding thiolase family protein, whose amino-acid sequence MRDAVIVEALRTPVGKRDGLLRDYHPVELGAIVLRELLRRTGLQAHQIDQVILGCVSQVGEQGANVARQVLLQAGFPVDIPATTVDFQCGSSEQAVHLAAALIQSQVADIIIAGGVESMTRVPMGSSFMNGPGSPFTPEIMEKYSIIPQGLAAEVIAKRWRIGRRELDEIGFRSHLLAAKATEAGWFKREIIPLPVTLPDGSKAIMDRDEGIRYNPSLEKMATLQPAFKEDGVVTAGNSSQISDGAAALLVMGRDTAEALGLHPRVRIVAQCVVGVDPHSMLTGPIPATKGVLKRAGLKLEQMNLIEVNEAFASVVAAWQRELQPDMSRVNVQGGAIALGHPLGATGARLMVTLIHALERTGGRYGLQTMCCGGGLGIATILEREE is encoded by the coding sequence ATGCGCGATGCAGTTATTGTCGAAGCACTGCGTACCCCGGTGGGCAAACGCGATGGCCTGCTACGGGATTATCACCCGGTCGAGCTAGGCGCTATTGTTTTGCGCGAATTGTTAAGGCGAACTGGTCTGCAAGCGCATCAGATTGATCAAGTGATTCTGGGTTGTGTAAGCCAGGTGGGTGAGCAGGGAGCTAACGTAGCCCGACAAGTGCTACTGCAAGCAGGTTTCCCTGTGGACATACCAGCGACAACGGTGGATTTTCAATGTGGTTCCAGCGAACAGGCGGTGCATCTGGCTGCGGCCCTGATCCAGAGCCAGGTAGCAGACATTATCATAGCTGGCGGCGTGGAGAGCATGACGCGTGTACCTATGGGCAGCAGCTTCATGAATGGCCCGGGCTCGCCCTTCACTCCTGAGATCATGGAGAAGTACAGCATCATCCCCCAAGGTCTCGCGGCAGAGGTCATTGCCAAACGCTGGAGGATCGGCCGGCGTGAGCTGGATGAGATTGGCTTCCGGAGCCACTTATTAGCAGCAAAAGCAACCGAAGCTGGCTGGTTCAAACGCGAGATTATCCCCTTGCCCGTGACCTTGCCCGATGGCAGCAAGGCAATTATGGATCGCGACGAAGGAATCCGTTACAATCCATCCCTGGAAAAGATGGCCACCTTGCAACCCGCTTTCAAAGAGGATGGTGTGGTCACGGCGGGAAATTCCAGCCAAATCTCTGACGGAGCAGCCGCTTTGTTGGTAATGGGCCGTGACACTGCCGAGGCTCTGGGACTGCATCCTAGGGTGCGCATCGTGGCACAATGCGTCGTGGGAGTGGACCCGCACAGCATGCTTACTGGCCCGATACCAGCCACTAAAGGAGTACTAAAGCGCGCGGGCCTGAAGTTGGAGCAAATGAACCTTATCGAAGTGAACGAGGCTTTTGCTTCCGTAGTGGCTGCCTGGCAGCGTGAATTACAGCCCGATATGTCTCGGGTCAATGTGCAAGGCGGTGCCATCGCTCTGGGGCATCCATTGGGAGCAACAGGAGCTAGGCTGATGGTTACTCTGATTCACGCTCTGGAGCGCACAGGTGGACGCTACGGCTTGCAGACGATGTGCTGCGGTGGAGGGCTGGGCATTGCCACCATTTTAGAGCGGGAAGAGTAG